Sequence from the Acropora muricata isolate sample 2 chromosome 10, ASM3666990v1, whole genome shotgun sequence genome:
CTTCAAAGGAAAACTTGCAAATTAGTTTTGTCGCCTTTACAGTAAGCTCTTAGGGAAACATCATTTCTATGAAAAAGtgggtttttttgtttattgcaaTTTAAAGAGCAGACCATATGCTTTGAGATAGGTTTGTTTCAGCAAGTTTCTTGCGATTGTTACGGCACAATTAGTGCCAAAACAACAATAATGGTACATGTTGGTTTATCGTTGCGAATGCAAAGTTAGATTTCAGCTGTGGTAGCAGGGCTCGAAAAATGGTCTTACATAGAAAAAACGTTTTAATCAAAATTTTGTCAAAGacaatgttgaattttgtttgcAATCAATTCGTTAAAACAATGCATATGGATTTATACAAGGTTTGCGGAGTCTGGAAGCCtagttaacaaaaaaaaactttcgaAACTGttaaataaagagaaaaacagCGCATTGAGTCAGGTGAATATtaaaaatgttttacttttcaCTTTTGCAGACAGTTTGGCACCAAATGCGCACGGTGCGGAAGAAGTATTCACGCAAATGACTGGGTTAGACGCGCGAGAAGCAGTGTTTACCATCTTGCGTGTTTCGCGTGCGATGCGTGCAAGCGTCAGCTGTCCACGGGAGAAGAGTTTGCGCTGAAAGAAGGACACGTGCTCTGTAAATTGCACTACATGGAGAGCTTAGATGTATTCTTACCCGAAAATCCCTCGCAGGATGGTGAGTTATCAGTTTGTTTCGGCAAAAAGTGAGAGGGCGGGCGAGATTCTTAGGACACGCATCACGCGTGGTGCACAGAAATTTGTGGTGTTCCCCGCGTGACCCGTGCCCTCCATGTCTTGCACGGCGCGTGTATCTCGCCACTAtcttatttttcgccgaaattagtCCACTGTCAATCTAAAATTTTCGTGATGTCCTCTAGTTTCGTCGAAGATGATGCAAAAGAAACGCGCTCGCGACGAAACCGAGGTCGTAGTCGCGTGTGTCGCGCTCCCTTCTTGCGCGCGCTTTTTTTTTGCGTCACGCTTGCCAACCTGGTATTGCCAGGAACTGTTTGTGTTCATGTTTGCTTTTCAACTGTCAGACACGCGCCGTCCTCTTTAAAACATGAAATGCAGCAATATAGTTTTCAACCTTGTTACGATATTGCATGAACAATCCATGTACCTTCGTAATTTGGGTCAGATTTAGAGGCCCCCCTAATGTATAAACGAGCTGattaattaatatttttatctCACAAAGTAATTCAGGAAAGTTTCCCTAGGTGGCAAACATTAGGAAATACCTCCGTGACAATAGTCAATAATACATAATTCATGTTGTTTCGCTCTGTTTCAAATGGAAACTAAACCGGACTCCAAAATGTGCCAACACACTAGCGCAGTATATTTAAGATTACCTAGTTTTAATGGAAATCACTATCAGATAGATTTCATAGGAATGTTGCACTAATGTATTTAATGGCCTTGGAgtgaaattttattttgccaatttgttCGGGGGTAACCCATTTAAGCATGGTATCACAGAGGTTTCTTGAAAGAGGAACAAACGGGAACCCGAGTCCGCccataaaaaaagtttttctcccccccccccccctcctaaACCCCTCTTAAGGGAATGAAAGATAACAGCTAAAATGGCGCCGGCCATTTGTCCTCTCGTTCCCCCTTTTTTCTGTGAAATATTTTACGTttctaatgttttttttctttatactTCCTTAGTTGGTTTTTCGTTCTGCACTCAAAATGACGGAGGGATTGAAGACATGATACAAGGTGAGTTTATCTGAGAGTTTTGTTGCCTTGCTTCTGCTTGAGACTTGTCCGCCGCGACTGGAAAACAgcctaaacaaaacaaaccacaGTAACTTTGCATTAGTCGCATCAGTGTCAAGTTTAGTTGTACAGCCGAGAACTTGTCTTCAACAAATCATGGAAATGGTGACAGTAGAGGGGACTGTATAGTAGCTACGAAATTTTGATGTCAGAAGAGCTGATAAACTGTCAGATTTCCACACGTAAGAACATCACAAAGCACACGTCTTGAGCGTTAGGACTTTGTCATCTTAGGGTAGAAATTTGATCCTTGGGAACTCGTTTGATTTTCAGTTTTCGTGTTTCACGTCCCCCTCCGACGCGGCGCCAAAgtcatggttttttttttcgaaactaaacctttcattggTTTGTAACcgactattattatcactttgtcgggcattgtggcgcatttcgtgggctaaaatggagaatttggcggacTAAAAtgtaaaccaataaaaaatgagaatcaaataatcgtacgatatgagcagccaatcaaaatcgagaagccatttcaaagtttgttgacgttttctcacagcgctggtgaaaaaaatattcttcagagtgttttgttgtcttttgttttagtttttattttctcaatgccctccaaagtgatattaatagcaGCTCGGGCTacaatgagtctgagtcgggcccaaaacatatttatgcccaagaacataaactctattgttatattaatcttatcgctctgacgaagggctaacactcgaaacgtcaactttctaaatctttcacggtggtaattcaaccttcatcaactcgtttgataaaaccaaatttttgtactaATCTTATCGGTTTGAAACGTTTCAAATTATACAAACCTGATTTACCTAATGATTGTGTTCGatagaacgcatactatttGCGTCATATTTcagtcccgcgggtattgatcgctGATGGCAGGTCATTTAAGGCtttcgccgccatcttggaatgactgacacacttggcctcgatctcatgctgttctcgatccgatgccagacaCGATGAATTAAGActatctcaagctgctttagtatgaatttcaaaagtacgaatTTACGACCGTGTCCGTAGGAGGTGGTCAGCCGGAAAAATCCCAGTtgtaaagcaacaaaacacatcgaacgcacttctctaatctctgattattactagttcTAGTAGTTATTCGAAGACATTCTTAACCAAATTAGGGATAAAAGTGAAGGAGTATTTTTTTTAGCACTTAATCGGGATGTTGCCACGCGGCAAAGTTGTCGATTGTCATTAattcttcttatcgattatgGTTTTATGTTTTATTGCTTTTTACAACCTTCTTACCTCACTTTTTGATCgcaataattttcatttaatgaATGTGATCTAATGAAGTGACCTTATCTTCTTGTTAGACGCAGACAGCGAAGACTCACCGTCCAGTGGTGGAATTTTAAAATGTCATAAAACCAAACGTGTCCGAACCACTTTCACTGAGGAGCAGCTGCAGATTCTTCAAGCGAATTTTAATGTCGACTCCAACCCGGACGGGCAGGACCTGGAACGAATCGCCCAACTAACTGGTCTCAGCAAGAGGGTCACGCAAGTGTGGTTTCAAAATTCGCGCGCCAGGCAGAAAAAATACGGAACACCACTGTTTACCGCAAGCCCTCGAACGCCGAGCTCGGCCGGCCTTTGATCATCGGTGAATTCTTAGGTaagtaaaataaacatttcctcAGCGTGGTCAATGTTAACACTTGCTTGTGTGTGTGGCACATCCCCCATCCCCAGAGTACATCTTTGCGCGTTAACGGTGATTCCTTGAAGTGTAGACATGTACAGGAGCCCATGAGGAGTCTGAATCTCCATCGACTCcttgagtcaaccttttccTGATTagagttatttttagaacttcTTTCTTTTGTCATGGCTTCGCGGGCCGATGGATGTCTTAAGGCATCCATTGTCATAACTTGTCCTTGATTGGCTGTGTGACGGTTATTGCGTGACAGGTCCTTCGAGAAACTCTTTCCAAAAATAAAGCTACTCGGGAAAGGTTGACTTCAAGCCCGCAGTATGGCAGATGAAGGCTCCCACTCATGAGCTTCTGACACTTGATATTCTTTAACGCTATCCATGCTGCTCTCCCTATAAGGGGTTCAAGCAATAATGAAGGCTAAGGCCTCATCGCAAAGCAAGTGCATGATACTTGTGGTTAAAGATGAAAAATACTCGTGCTGCTTTCATTCTTTGCGCATTTCTTTGACGCACTccgccaaaaaaaaatcaaaggaagaATTAACACTTTGACGACGATTTGAGCGTACACCAGTCAATCTCGTAGTCTCCTTGTTTTTTCCTTAAAACCTGTTCTTGTCAATTTCGTGATCTTTAACTTTGCACATACTGTGCAACGTAAATGTGGTGTAATGGTCTCGAAATACTTTATGGTCGTGCAAAGTTGTATCTTGAAATGGTCATTGCTTAAAATCCTGCTTTGTACATTCGTTTAGTTCATGCCGGTAATATAGGAAATTTCTAGAAAATCACGGTTTACTTGGTTCCTTAAACCGAAAAGACTGCATTCTTTACGGGAATTCAATTTGGAGTTGACTCGGTGCTTGAGCAGGAATTCCCGGTGTCAAACGGAAGCCTTAGATGCCTGGCCATGCGCAGCTTCGGTTGTTCAATGCTGGAGTTCAGACCTCCGCTGTAATCTGATTAATGTGCGAATAGTAAAAGTGCGACGCCTGCCTTTTGCCATAAAATTCAAAATCAGTGGTCAAATGTTTGCGAGAGGAACCTGGCGGCGAATTCAAACGGGGAACGCGGCTTCTGGAATGTCAGCGCTAGAGAACCGttgaattaatttgcattttttgctGCTTGAAGCTTTTGTGTGGTCAATTCTCAGGAATGATATTCTAGAAAGCCAGCTAACCTCTTCCTCTTCACCAGAAAGGAAAGGTTTTACGCCTCTCATTTCCCAAAGATATATCTCTATATACAGCTAATTCTTGCACAGTTTCctatttttcaatttgtttaaTCGTCCCGCCTTTCTTTTCATTGCAGATTGTATAGATTCAAATTAATTTGGCCGTTTACATGCATCATAGCCTGCAAGGTACCACACAAGTTCGTCATGAACATGCGAAGATAGCAAGCCGCGGAACTTAAACAGCAAACTGCGAAAAAATTATTCCTTATATTTCCTACGCTTTCATGAGGCATCCTTTCCGAATGAAAAAACACTGGGCAAATGTCAGCTCTCGTTTCGGAATAAACGCTCGTTTCTTCATATAATGGGTCTGGAATGCATGTTGCGAGTTGCGTCTAACTAGCGTTATGCTTTTCATCAGGTGCAGTCCAAAAATCGTATCTAAAAGTTTTCGTTCTTAAAATGAACTGTGATCAACCAACAGTCATTTTGAAGAGGTCTTTATCGAAGTTTTGACAACACGAACTCAAAAGTTCGAAAAACCTGTAATAGTTATTCAGTGCAACTGTACAATATATAAGGTTCCATTCGAGGTGTCGCTGTCACTTTGCTGGAATGAAAAATGACTAAAAAAGGGCTACAAAAAGTTAAATCTTGCAACTTCCAACCCTTCAAATCTCGCAATAATTCCAGAGTTGAAAATTTTAAGCGAAGTTTCCTGTATATTGGTTATTTAAGGTTCCCCAACTCGTTGGCTGTATTATTTCATAATTCTCTggttgcagcggttttttgtcCCCTTAAGAAGATTTATAATACGAGAATTTAATGATCGTTGGTTTCAGTTAGTGAGGGTTTTCATGTTTCTTTTAGTTACGTTTATGAGGTGAATATTTTAACCTCGCGAGAGCGGTGGTAATTCTCTCTAGCCTAACAAATTGTGGCTGAGTTGGGTTACCCTCGATAAGACTTGGTATGTGCTGGAATCAAGCCTGATTTCACTCATGTTTTGGTGCAAATTTTAAGAAACCTGTGGAGTGCAAAAACCACATTCGGTGCCCTACCTCCTTTTGAAAACTCAAGCCAAAAACAAACGGTTCAGTATTAATCTCTCGTTTGTGAAAAACGCGCAGAAAGACATTTAATGCAAAGCTTTCACTTTCACTGCTGTTTCCAAATATCCCAAattcttttcttcctttttctttcttcgaCCGAGTCGATCTCGTCTCTTGGATCGCGTCGTCCCATGGATACGGAAAAGCCCTTGGAATTAGGGCAGCCATAAATTTAGTAACCTACCTTTTCGCCCGACCTTTGCACAAAGGTTTTGTTCTTTCTGAGGACAGAACCGTGCAAGTTCGTGTTCTCCAGGAAGTAAGACGCATAATGGTGTAAAATATTGGcataaagaaaaaagattatttaAACGCGTTCTTATTATAAAAGTATGGATGTAAATTAACAGATCGTAGCTCTATGTAGAATTTGTGTATGCTGCCTCATCGTAGCAGAGGCTAATTAGCGTTAAAAAGCCGTGTAATGTATTTATTTTTGCGGGTTGCAATTAAAAACGTGCAAAGTCAGTGTCAAAAATGGCTGTTCAGTGTTGTTTTGGGTTAAGCTGTAGTAAAGACGCTAGTTATCTGTCAAGGCATTGAGGTGAAGCCAAGGTAGtatattagagcggttttcaactgactgtcgaaaaaccaaaaccaaagcagttactccgaccaatcaaaacaggagcgaacagcgcgatgaaccaatcacaattcctagcattTATTTGTAATTCGCTTAAAGCGCAGGAAGAATCACACgaacatggtgcgattggttttggtttagcttctcattagagcggttttcaaatgactgtcgaaaaaccaaagcaattactccaaccaatcacaacaagaacaaacagcgcgatgaaccaatcagaattcctagcaattacctgtaactcgctcaaggcgcgggaaaaatcacgcgtacatggtgcgattggttttggttttgcttctcagtggttgaaaaactggcgcgcgtcttttgagccaatcactaagcgtagcaatcgcaatcacgtaattactttcgacagtcaagAAGCAACAACAACCACAATTACACTAATTTTAAACGCTAAGAAATCGAAAAGCCTCATTTATTGAGCAGTCAAATACGGCTAATGACTTTCGGTCGTAGTGAGGGGTGGAAATGGAGGAGCACTTTCCCTTGGGAAAGAGCAGTGAAAATCTGAAATACGTTACGATGAATAGGCCTGGTAGTGGTCCCTCTGTGTGTGGTGTCACTGCGTTGTACCTTGACGATGCTCCACGAGACTTCGGCCTGAAGGTCGCTTTTTTCTTGAGAGTTGCCAGGCTCTTAATATAGCTGTCAGACAGAAAGTGACGGAGAAAACTGTCGGtctctgataaaaaaaaaaaacaaaacactggatcaagcttctattgtttagaaAGGAGATTTCCCACTGTCATGAAAGGTTGCCAGAGTCACTCGATCCAGTGTCCAAGGGAGGTGCCCTTACAGAGCGCAACAACCACAGGCCTATATCCATTCTCCCAAATGTCTCTAAGCTTCACGAATTTTTTGTTAACTTGGATCTCATGCAATATGCGCATGAAGCAGACGTTATTGGTGAACATGCTAATGCTCTCAACTCATCGACAACGGTGGTCGTGATTAAAGCCGGCTGTTGACTCGTGGAAATCAGTCATCGATCGCGGCGGAAAGGTTGTAAGTACCTTGCTGAGGCGTTTGACATCATAGATCATAACGCCCTTCTAAACAGCATAAGCAACAACGGTGTAACAGGGACTGAGCTCAAATGGTTCAACAGCTATTTGGATGAAAGAGATCAATACGTGTCCTCTGGTTGCGAAGAATCAATTAAGAGGTCGATTGCTCATGGTGTTCCACAAAAGTCAATTCTGAGACCTACCTTGTTTAGCATCCATGTAAATAATATATGCAAAGCCTGTCGGAACACTGAAGTATTTCTGTACGCCGAAGATATACCGAACTTCATGCCAGCTCTGCGAACATTAACAAAGCCAAACGCTCGGTATACTTATAAATGAAGACCTTACCAATATCGCTTACTAGGCAAAACGGACTGATTAGTAACCACAAGAAATGGGAAGTCATGTTAATCGGCACAAGGAATACTATAGCTATCTCCCGTGACTTAGTAAAGATCTTCCTAGATGGCGAACTGCTAAAGCAGACGACTAGTGTGAAATATTTAAAGGTGCACATAGCTCGTAACCTAAGTTGGAATATGCACGTTTATCACGTTCGTATTTTTCCCAGACTGAAACTGTTGAACAGGGTATCTAAGTACCTCAGCTGGAAAATGCTGCGTATAATGTATAAGCAAACGATCTTATAACTACCAATTTTGCTTATCGGTCTTTTTAGTTAAATaaagatattattattaattattttaaaatggcTGCCGCTAGCTTCTTTGGCTTCACTTTAAAAAGTGAAGCCAAAGAAGCTAGCGGCAGCCATTTTCTTGGGACCAACCCCCATCGTACATGTTAGCATTAAGAAGGAAATCCTTTGGATGCTGCCTGCGAAGGACGTGTTACTCCGCTGAATAGTGAAGAAggtacatttttcttaaacgttattttacccatGGCATATAGTGAGCTTTACAGCGAAAGATTGCgccgctggcttcaattttgtgggaGCGAGAACAATAgtttgctcgatccagtcttcttcccttttttttgagatcagtgacGGTCTGCCCCTAGAATCACGTTTGGCAGATCCctttcttattttgtccgcTTAGTATACTCGATGTCAGATGTAGGGCATATATGTATTAGAAAGAGGAATAGTTTTCTCTTCCGTGTGGTACATAAGCCCGAGAGCATTCGTCCGAAATTGGCACGCTTACGCATTAGCTGAACAGCTAAAAAACCGTCCAGATCATTATCATGCTACTGTCGTTGTCTACTTCACGTAGAAAGGAACAGAGCATCGTCCAGAATCACCAATATGCACGCCACGGGTGCAGCACCGTGACGATAATTTGGCTTTCTGAACCGATAATATAATTGGTCAGTGGCGTTACCTTTGCTCTTGTTACTTTacaaaaaatatacaaaaaaaaaaatgatacatGTAGATGTATATATGTAAGTATCTATATATTCAAAAATGTCCTAATGAGACAAGATGCTATATCGACGTTTTTTTCAACGTCTTTCTTAGCACTTGTGGCTCTTGGAGCTCCAAGCACAATTCACCGTATTTGCCCTATAAAAGCGAATCGTACATGTTGTGCGTCGGTAAACATCTGCATGATGTTAAATGTCACTCACGCCCACGCTCGCTTTCGTTAGCCTTCTTTAATCAGCTGTTTTCAAGTAAACAACTCCGGCAAAGTTCCGCttatgtcaagaaaaatatGATTGCTGAGGCTACCATGTATTACCACATAACTTTCTTCCTTTGCGAAAAACCAAAAtacgttttttgtttttaatttcctGAGCGAGTGAAAGCTAAACTGAAGTTAAGTAAACGAAGATTCCTAATTCTTCAACCATGCGAAAAACCAATATCCGTTGATATGAAAATAGTCCGATGAAAGGCAAAAAAGGAAGCTCATTACGTGGATAAACAGCAGGCTGGGTTATCATAGAAATTGCCTCAAGTTCAAATAAAACATAATCCTACTTTAAATTACAAAAGCAGTCCATTGAAGACAAAACATTGTAGTGACAACGTCACATAGGAGATCGTTTTAAACGACTCTACAGTATTGATTGAGTTAAAATAATCTGTAGCTTTTTGGGGCAATATCAAGAAATCTTCCCTTCTTGTTCACTTTTCGGTGGTAGTTATGTTTTCAGTGCttgctgaattttgaaaaaaaattcaccgatggtgaatttgacaaaatggcaaaaaaaataccATGTAAAACGTTTCTTCTTTTACTAATTAAAGGAGTCTAATTACAGGTCGATTAAGATGAAGGGtcaatatttttcaaaacatttccACAGACTGATGGCTGttctaattttaaattctcATTAGCAAAATTGCAATCAGTAATGTTGAGCATTGGCGGTGGTCATGATTGAAGTTAGCATGATTAATTCGTTGTGGGCTTTTCACAGCTGGACATGAAACGTTTTACCACAGGCTAATGCggcaaagtttcttttttctggACATTCAACCTTTGTTTGAGTCGAGGGAAATTCGAACGAAAAATGGCTGACTTTCACGGAGATTTAAAAGCTCTACAGGGCAATGAATTTGCTAGCAGACAGAAGAAAGTCTGGCCAGAACCTCACCCGCAATGGAATGAAGCGATTCCTCTGTTTGACTGGCTGTGGTTCGCTCATATCTACGGCTTTGGCGTTCTTTTTGGTTTCACAACTCTGTACTCgttattttgtcttgtttggTTTCGTAAGACAGTCTTTGCTAAGCAAAAAGCACACTTTGTGGTAACGAATCTTGGTCTGCTGTTTGCTGGATTCGGGAGATCCCTCGGGTTGCTATGGGACCCTTACCTTTCAAGAGAGTCCACTTCAGTGGCACATAGATTGGTAATTTTGATTTTATGGGGCACAGCTACGGCTTTCATTACCTCAGCATTCAGTGTGATGCTCTTGATCGTCCTAGAAACCACAAAAACCAATTTAGGACCACCGAAAATGCGAAGGCTTCGTTTCTTGGTTGCTATAACTCTGATAAACGTTCTATACATGGTTATGTCAGACACTGTCGTGTGGTTTTATCCACATGCCataataatgatatttatttGCCATGTTGTTTTTACAATCTGGGGCATGGCAATTTCTGTGGGGTACCTTGTTGCGGGTTTCAGAATATGGCGGAATCTTAGACCTTCCTTCCACATTTCCGCGGAAAATGACCCGTCTCTGCTCCGTGATGCTACGAAACTCAAGCGTTTGCTTTTGTTCATGAGCACGGCGTCGATTTTCGGTGTGCTTAATTTTGCAGTCTCTTTGTATATCAGCGTTGGAGAGTTTGGCTTTTTTGCTCAAGGAAATCACGCAAGGCACTGGCCCTGGTTTGCAATGCAAACAGCTCTGAGAATATTGGAACTCATCTTAACAGTTCTGATTTTTCGAATTGCCATCTACCATACTAAACACGCCCATCAACGGGGAGTAGGACCACAGCCGCGGACTACGACCACTGAATTCTCTGCCACCTCCCCGTaggtaaatgaaaacaaacgcAGCACATTGTGAAGATGTGCTTTTTCAGCGGTATACTGGGCATCGGGAAACTAAGAATTTTCCAGGACATCAACAAAAAATCGGCCGAAGAACTCCGACTGCATGCTGCATCGTAGGGAAGAGAGATTATGACCGTATGAATTAAGATGGCGTGAATCACTTCACCAATTCCCTCTACGACATCGAcattcaagttcaagtttatttgAGTTCTGTCGTATATATTTATAAAGGAGAATACTTAAGCCCCGGTACAACTACCAATCTCTAATCTAAGCAGGTAGAGTGAAAATTACTTTCATTGGAAGTGGATTTTCCAGTCTTAACGATCAACATTTGACGTACATCAGAACTTatgagttagggtttagggtttacgCTTAGGGCTACAGTTTTATGGTAAAATATATGGACACGAACCCCGATGAAACGATCTGCGGTGTATATAGCGATGATAATCTGGCAACCCGAGCTCAAAATCGTTCCGGTTACAATCATAAAGTATACTAAGTGTAGCATCAAGTATTGCTATGATAAATGTGAAAAACAACATCACACTCTTTCGCCATTACTTGAATTGATTATAGTCGACTTTTAACATTTCTGTCAAAAACCTTTTAAGCTAAGGTTTAGTAGCAATTAAACTGCATTCATTAAATGAGGGAAATATTTCCTACTTTATCCGTGTATAACGATTATGCTAGTCATTTTTCCACTGATTCATTATATCGAGAGTGCGCCTATAACGATATCCCTGTGAAACGAAGTGTTTTGGCTGGTCACTtttatcgttatatcggggttcCAGTATAGCAATA
This genomic interval carries:
- the LOC136888279 gene encoding LIM/homeobox protein Awh-like, whose protein sequence is MVGRYREQAVMLMTTACEEKSAANFTREVGDQTAAHGENCAGCKGRIMDRYLVKVSGKAWHTSCLKCCMCGLELGKEATCYTKEDRIYCKTDYARQFGTKCARCGRSIHANDWVRRARSSVYHLACFACDACKRQLSTGEEFALKEGHVLCKLHYMESLDVFLPENPSQDVGFSFCTQNDGGIEDMIQDADSEDSPSSGGILKCHKTKRVRTTFTEEQLQILQANFNVDSNPDGQDLERIAQLTGLSKRVTQVWFQNSRARQKKYGTPLFTASPRTPSSAGL
- the LOC136931275 gene encoding proline-rich transmembrane protein 3-like encodes the protein MADFHGDLKALQGNEFASRQKKVWPEPHPQWNEAIPLFDWLWFAHIYGFGVLFGFTTLYSLFCLVWFRKTVFAKQKAHFVVTNLGLLFAGFGRSLGLLWDPYLSRESTSVAHRLVILILWGTATAFITSAFSVMLLIVLETTKTNLGPPKMRRLRFLVAITLINVLYMVMSDTVVWFYPHAIIMIFICHVVFTIWGMAISVGYLVAGFRIWRNLRPSFHISAENDPSLLRDATKLKRLLLFMSTASIFGVLNFAVSLYISVGEFGFFAQGNHARHWPWFAMQTALRILELILTVLIFRIAIYHTKHAHQRGVGPQPRTTTTEFSATSP